From Salinirubellus salinus, the proteins below share one genomic window:
- a CDS encoding OsmC family protein, translated as MADIESHTVNEEKYYASSRVGDFELSIDATGAEGPMPTEVLLADYASCYTFAFRAGAAREHDLDLGRIETEASADLDEDDDIVDGSVAFTVHVEDELDDEQVEALIELGEEICHVHAAVHEGTHADIDVVPDAF; from the coding sequence ATGGCAGACATCGAATCTCACACGGTCAACGAGGAGAAGTACTACGCCTCCAGCCGCGTCGGCGACTTCGAACTCAGCATCGACGCCACCGGTGCCGAGGGACCGATGCCGACCGAGGTACTGCTGGCTGACTACGCCTCCTGTTACACCTTCGCGTTCCGCGCCGGCGCCGCCCGCGAACACGACCTCGACCTCGGCCGCATCGAGACCGAGGCCAGCGCGGACCTCGACGAGGACGACGACATCGTCGACGGCTCCGTCGCGTTCACCGTCCACGTCGAGGACGAACTCGACGACGAACAGGTCGAGGCACTGATCGAACTCGGCGAGGAGATCTGCCACGTCCACGCCGCCGTCCACGAGGGCACCCACGCCGACATCGACGTCGTCCCGGACGCGTTCTGA
- a CDS encoding metal-dependent hydrolase produces the protein MELTWHGHSTWHVEVGDTTLLIDPFFGNPHTSVEPSDVGPVDYVLLTHGHEDHIAHAGEFSDATLVTTPELSGYVTENMGFENTIPAGGMNYGGTVECGDAFVTMVRADHTNGIMTGYEFSGGPPGGFVVSDKKPTQESDPDATTFYHAGDTSLMVEMREVIGPYLEPDAAALPIGDHFTMGPVQAAIAVDWLDVDVAFPMHYDTFPPIEVDTDDFVRETKATGSDAEVVVLEGDESYTLDGDAY, from the coding sequence ATGGAACTGACCTGGCACGGCCACTCCACCTGGCACGTGGAAGTCGGCGACACGACGCTGCTCATCGACCCGTTCTTCGGCAACCCCCACACGAGCGTGGAGCCCTCGGACGTGGGGCCGGTGGACTACGTCCTCCTGACCCACGGCCACGAGGACCACATCGCTCACGCCGGCGAGTTCTCGGACGCGACGCTCGTCACCACCCCCGAGCTCTCCGGGTACGTCACCGAGAACATGGGGTTCGAGAACACCATCCCGGCCGGCGGGATGAACTACGGCGGCACCGTCGAGTGTGGCGACGCCTTCGTCACGATGGTCCGGGCCGACCACACCAACGGCATCATGACGGGCTACGAGTTCTCCGGCGGCCCGCCGGGTGGGTTCGTCGTCTCGGACAAGAAGCCCACGCAGGAGTCCGACCCCGACGCCACGACGTTCTACCACGCCGGTGACACCAGCCTGATGGTCGAGATGCGCGAGGTCATCGGGCCGTACCTCGAGCCCGACGCCGCCGCGCTGCCCATCGGCGACCACTTCACGATGGGTCCGGTGCAGGCCGCCATCGCCGTCGACTGGCTGGACGTGGACGTCGCGTTCCCGATGCACTACGACACGTTCCCACCCATCGAGGTGGACACGGACGACTTCGTCAGGGAGACGAAGGCCACCGGGAGCGACGCCGAGGTCGTCGTCCTCGAGGGCGACGAGTCGTACACGCTCGACGGCGACGCGTACTGA